Part of the Chelmon rostratus isolate fCheRos1 chromosome 13, fCheRos1.pri, whole genome shotgun sequence genome is shown below.
ATTCTGTTCCCAAACCCAaattttgtcattgtttgttCTAAGAAATTGTGTTCTACCCTGTCAAAAGCTTTGCTGCAAAAGTCTATGCTTAGAACTATCCGTCTTTGTACCTCCTTTTCCATCCTGTGTACTACGTCCCTGATTGCGCAAATTGTGTCTGTTATTTCTCTCCCTGGTatgctgtatgtctgtgttgGTGATATAATGGTCCCTACTActtctttcattctgtttgcCAGTGTTTTTGCCAGTATTTTATAGTCTGTGTTCAGTAAACTAAGGGGCCTGTAATTTTCCAGTTTGTGTGGACTGCCTTTGTTCTTATAAATGATAGTGATTACCCCTGTCAACattccctctcccccctctcatgcacacaaacacttttaacAGGATTGGTGCAAGAATGTCTGAGAAGCTTTGGTAGAATTTGTGGGTTAGGCCGTCCAATGCAGGGCTTTTattgggttttgtttgttttattgctgttctGATTTCTTCTATTGCAATGTCTCAGTCACACATTTGTTTGTCCTCCTCAGATATTCTTGCACTCACTGTCTCCAGCACTGTGTCTATGcacttctgttctgttctttctcttttggACAGTTTTTTATAGAATTTCTGTGATgtaattttttgtttgtttctttttctctaaGCCTAGGAAAAATTGTGCATTTTTCTCCCTCCACTGTGTATTGCGCTCTGCTTCTTATAATGGCTCCTAggcacttttcttttttgtgtgtttctaatTTTGCTTTTGCCTGCaaaaagtgttttctgtcaTGATTTGGTTTTTGATTCaatttctctgcctccttctccaATTCTCCTTTcaggtctttttctttttcccttttccgAGATAGATACCATAACTATGTTCATTGGAAATCCCACTTTTTCTTCGAATGCTTCATAAGTAGGACTAGGACTGACTAGGATATGATACAGTCAACATGGGACTGAACTGCAGCACCTCAACCCAGGTTGGTATGGGATTTATACAGATGGGTCAATGTGTATTTGGTCAATGACACAATTTGTGGTTGTTCTGACTCTGTCCTTCAGCACattgcatttgaaatgaaacaaagatcAAAGTTCAGACTTTCAGCTTTATGAAGGCATTCATTATTTGCCCATCAAAttcagtctgcagccatgtACTACATTTTAACGTTTTACTCAGGTGTATAGGAACTATATTGCTTGATTCATTTCAGATTCTGGACTGGagcacagagacaaaataacagaaggCCTATAGACCTATATACGTATAGACCTAACTGTAGGTGTGTACTCTCACTTCTGTAATCTCAGcctcatgaaaatgtttgggaaacactggcTTTCGATCTGTATTTATGTCCTTCGGTGTATTAGCCCGAACGCTGCTTCACCTTTTTTTACTTCTTCCTGTTCTGTCCAGCAGCGACAGGCTCGACTCGGGGCCCTGGGGTTGTGACATGGTCTGCTTCTGACAGTGGACTGCTGTCACCAAAATATTAAAGTAACCGTAGCATTACTCGTGGTGGGGAGAATGAATGTTTTTGCTCTCATTTTATGGATAAAAATTTGACTCTGATTCTCGGGTGTGTGTCTAGAGATGTTTTGAGCAGAGATTCACACACAGCCAGCTGTGCAGATCTCTTTCTCATTCATTGATATTGAGTAAAAGCAACACACTGTTACAGTACAAGTCCTGTATTCAAAAATATTAGCATAAAGGTATACTTacagtacaaaaagtaaaagtacttttgCTAAATAGCCCATTTCAGATTAGTTAGATTATATTATTGACACATAGTAATCAATACACATGATGAATATTGTTCTTTGGATCTGTCGAGAGCTACATCAACCATGTGTCCGCGTGAGCGAGATAAGAGAGTGTCGCAACTGTCTTTTCCAACAGTGCTGTTGTGTCATGTGGTAAAGTCTGTGAGTCTGCAAGACTGCAGATAGATCCTGTTCACCATATGCAGCTCCTacatctgctgctgctatgTCTGACAACCACTGCAACTACTACCAATAATAATCATTctattaatgatttatttttgcagagGAAGAACATAAAGAtaagaaagggaggaagagaaagttCCTTAAGTAGAAAAGGTGAAAAGGTCAACTGTCCCAATTCAGAGCttaaaagcagaacacagacattaacagaaACATGTACAGAGGTAATGTTAAATATGTTTGAAAGTCAGACATGTTTGGCCAGAGGAGGCTTCTataatacatatacagtatagcacattacattttgaatacaatacatttcattcacagtttatttaCCCTTGTGCATGCTACATGCCTCCTCAAAAATAACTCCTCAGCTTCTTGTGGCAGACATAAATGCTTTTTTAGTATTTAAAATAACACGTAGGGTAACGCAAGAATAAAGAGAAAGTTAGCAAAGAGGCTGAGCTGCTGGCCACTTGCTCTGTggtgcacatttaaaaaaaaaggaataatgaCCCAAGAACAGACATTGTCagagtgtgacacacacacaatcgaAACACTTTACACACTATCTGTGTCACTTCCTTTCTCACGAGTCTCTTGcgattattttctcattctctgtgctgtgatgtaCTCGGCATCAAAGACACCTTGCTGTGTTCTTTCTCTTGACCTTCGAAAGCACAATGTGCTGAGTAAAAACTCCCTTTGCGCTCCATCTTCATTGAGTCCACACTGCTCAGGCTCTGCAGATTCATAATCTGTCGCAACTTTTGTCTGAAATCCTTGGAAGCAAAGTAGTAAATGAATGGGTCGAGGCAGCTATTCAGGCAACTGAAACAGAGGGAGAGTTTGTAGGCCATGTAGACAGACTTCTCATAGAAGAGTCTCAGCACAGTGTGAGTCATCAGGAGGATGTTGTTGGGAGCGAAGCAGAGGGTGAAGACCAGGAGAACGATGAAGGCCAGACGtatcactctctctttctggaCTGTCTTAGAATCTCTGGCCAGCTTGCGTATGACACTGACATAGCAGAATGTGGTGACAAAGAAagggatgaggaagaggacgaaCACCATGCAGAAGAGAAAGGCTGCCCAGGCTGCCTGGGATGGGAGCATATTTCTCTTCAGGATGTCAAAGCATGTGGTAATCTGAAGATCAGGAACGTGAAAGGTCAGGTCTGTGGTCATCAGCGGATACAGAACGCTCAGGACCAAACCCCACATGAGGAGGCAGCTGATAACCGCAATGGACTTCCTCTTCTTGGTCTGCCTGAACAGCATGGGCCTGATGATGCCCAGGTAGCGGTCAATTCCGATAGCCATCATGGTCAGGATGGAGCAGTACATGTTGGTGTAGAAGACGAGGGTCAGGAAGCTATTGGTGGAAACATAAAGGAAGAGCGTTTTATTTGATAGCTGGTCAAAGTAAAGTGATAatcaaaggaatagttcaacattttgggaaagatGAGAAAACTGATGCTACTCTCTGTCTGTAtcaagcctggctctgtccaaatgtagcaaaatccacccaccagcaCCAAAGTTCAAtaattaacactttatatttagtttgttttatctgtacaaaacacaaagagtaCAAACAACCAGTTGTGGTTTCATGGGGGTTTCTGATGGTTCTATTCTTGTCCTCTTAGACCTCAGTGCAGCATGCAGTGATTTGACGATTGAAAAGTTGGTGgttctctctgactctctgattTCAAACATACATCAAAGGATTAAAGTTTCATATCAAtcttggagatcatgtgtctgaaAAACATGACGtctgttttggggttgcacAAGGCAGCTGGCATGGTCCATGACTGTCATTATACAGGCTGCCACTTGGTGATGTCAGTACACTGCAAAGAGAAATACACTGGCTTAGCCAAATGTACATATTGCATGAATATTTGTAACTCCAACTCTGCCATTATTGAATAAATTCCATGAGACTTTTACAGTTATGCTAACTCGATTAATTTAGTACAACCAACATGATTTGCTTTGTCCTCAAAAGCTTTATTGTGTTGAACCAACttcattttaattcaacagGTCTGGTGTTATTAAGCCATCAAACCACTTAATTTAAGTTATTCTaacttctttattttatttgc
Proteins encoded:
- the p2ry8 gene encoding P2Y purinoceptor 8, whose protein sequence is MRGRSHQIMMGNSSGIKLDNATLYLFQSTNTSIAISVIYMIVTAINLAGNGLSMWILLFRTSPKTPSIIFMIHLTLTDLALGTALPFQITYQLQGYNWTLGPKMCSFLTLVFYTNMYCSILTMMAIGIDRYLGIIRPMLFRQTKKRKSIAVISCLLMWGLVLSVLYPLMTTDLTFHVPDLQITTCFDILKRNMLPSQAAWAAFLFCMVFVLFLIPFFVTTFCYVSVIRKLARDSKTVQKERVIRLAFIVLLVFTLCFAPNNILLMTHTVLRLFYEKSVYMAYKLSLCFSCLNSCLDPFIYYFASKDFRQKLRQIMNLQSLSSVDSMKMERKGSFYSAHCAFEGQEKEHSKVSLMPSTSQHRE